In Streptomyces puniciscabiei, a single genomic region encodes these proteins:
- a CDS encoding phosphoribosyl-ATP diphosphatase translates to MSKKTFEELFTELQQKAAHGDPATSRTAELVGKGVHAIGKKVVEEAAEVWMAAEYEGKDAAAEEISQLLYHVQVMMVARGISLDDVYAHL, encoded by the coding sequence ATGTCCAAGAAGACGTTCGAGGAGCTCTTCACCGAGCTCCAGCAGAAGGCCGCCCACGGCGATCCCGCCACCTCCCGCACCGCAGAGCTGGTCGGCAAGGGCGTCCATGCCATCGGCAAGAAGGTCGTCGAAGAGGCCGCCGAGGTCTGGATGGCCGCCGAGTACGAGGGCAAGGACGCGGCCGCCGAGGAGATCTCCCAGCTGCTGTACCACGTCCAGGTGATGATGGTCGCCCGCGGGATCTCCCTGGACGACGTCTACGCCCACCTGTAA
- the hisG gene encoding ATP phosphoribosyltransferase: MLRIAVPNKGSLSGPAAEMLHEAGYQQRRESKELRIVDPENEVEFFYLRPRDIAIYVASGRLDLGVTGRDLLIDSGADAEEILPLGFARSTFRFAAKPGTANGVEDLKGKTVATSYEGIVAGHLTDAGVDAAVVHLDGAVETAIELGVAEVIADVVETGTSLRNAGLEVFGEPIMKSEAVVIRRTGTDGEEPKVQQFLRRLQGVLVARTYVMMDYDCRVEQLEKAVALTPGLESPTVSPLHNEGWVAVRAMVPAKEAQRIMDDLYAIGARAILTTAIHACRL; this comes from the coding sequence ATGCTGCGCATCGCCGTCCCCAACAAGGGTTCACTGTCCGGCCCTGCGGCGGAGATGCTGCATGAGGCCGGCTACCAGCAGCGCCGCGAGTCCAAGGAGCTGCGGATCGTCGACCCGGAGAACGAGGTCGAGTTCTTCTACCTCCGCCCCCGAGACATCGCGATCTACGTCGCCTCCGGCCGCCTCGACCTGGGCGTCACCGGCCGCGACCTGCTGATCGACTCGGGCGCCGACGCCGAGGAGATCCTGCCGCTCGGCTTCGCCCGCTCCACCTTCCGCTTCGCCGCCAAGCCCGGCACCGCGAACGGCGTCGAGGACCTCAAGGGCAAGACGGTCGCCACCTCCTACGAGGGCATCGTCGCAGGCCACCTCACGGACGCCGGCGTCGACGCCGCCGTCGTGCACCTCGACGGCGCGGTGGAGACCGCGATCGAGCTCGGCGTCGCCGAGGTCATCGCCGACGTCGTGGAGACCGGCACCAGCCTGCGCAACGCCGGCCTGGAGGTCTTCGGCGAGCCGATCATGAAGTCCGAGGCCGTCGTCATCCGCCGCACCGGCACCGACGGCGAGGAACCGAAGGTCCAGCAGTTCCTGCGCCGCCTGCAGGGCGTCCTGGTCGCGCGGACGTACGTGATGATGGACTACGACTGCCGCGTCGAGCAGCTGGAGAAGGCCGTCGCGCTCACCCCCGGCCTGGAGTCCCCGACCGTCTCCCCGCTGCACAACGAGGGCTGGGTCGCGGTCCGCGCCATGGTCCCCGCCAAGGAGGCGCAGCGGATCATGGACGACCTCTACGCTATCGGCGCCCGCGCCATCCTCACCACGGCCATCCACGCCTGCCGCCTGTAA
- the ribH gene encoding 6,7-dimethyl-8-ribityllumazine synthase encodes MSGKGAPALSVRNASDLRVAVIAAQWHEKVMDGLVNGALRALHELGIDEPTLIRVPGSFELPVAAKVLAGRGYDAVVALGVVIRGGTPHFDYVCQGVTQGLTQVSIETGVPVGFGVLTCDTEEQALDRAGLEGSNEDKGHEAVTAAVATAATLRSVSEPWH; translated from the coding sequence GTGAGCGGCAAGGGTGCACCGGCGTTGTCCGTACGCAACGCGAGCGACCTCAGGGTCGCCGTCATCGCGGCGCAGTGGCACGAGAAGGTGATGGACGGTCTGGTGAACGGCGCCCTGCGCGCCCTGCACGAACTGGGGATCGACGAGCCGACCCTGATCCGGGTCCCGGGCAGTTTCGAACTCCCGGTGGCCGCCAAGGTGCTGGCCGGGCGCGGGTACGACGCCGTGGTCGCCCTCGGCGTCGTCATCCGCGGCGGCACCCCCCACTTCGACTACGTGTGCCAGGGCGTCACCCAGGGCCTCACCCAGGTCAGCATCGAGACCGGGGTGCCCGTCGGCTTCGGCGTGCTCACCTGCGACACCGAGGAGCAGGCCCTGGACCGGGCCGGCCTGGAGGGCTCGAACGAGGACAAGGGCCACGAGGCGGTGACCGCGGCGGTCGCGACCGCGGCGACGCTCCGCTCAGTATCCGAACCCTGGCACTGA